The Sorangiineae bacterium MSr11367 genome window below encodes:
- a CDS encoding acyl carrier protein encodes MTKEFTLEDLKRVLLASAGAAEGVDLDSNILDIDFADLGYESVALLETGRQIELECRVSLDDGALAQVRTPRALLSLVNGHRNAANAQLREAS; translated from the coding sequence ATGACCAAAGAATTCACCCTCGAAGATCTCAAGCGGGTCCTTCTAGCTAGCGCCGGAGCGGCGGAGGGCGTTGATCTGGACAGCAATATCCTCGACATCGACTTTGCAGACTTGGGCTACGAATCGGTGGCCCTGCTCGAAACGGGCCGGCAGATCGAGCTCGAATGCCGCGTCTCCCTCGACGATGGCGCGCTCGCGCAGGTCCGCACGCCCCGCGCCCTGCTGTCTTTGGTGAACGGCCACCGCAACGCCGCCAACGCCCAGCTCCGCGAGGCATCATGA
- a CDS encoding TcmI family type II polyketide cyclase gives MHSTLIVARMEPHWSTNVVQLFRDFDLTDMPHRMGTRRRQLFSYKGLYFHLQDFDTDNGGELIERAKSDARFVNISTDLKPFIQAYDPATWRSPIDAMATRFYNWEASK, from the coding sequence ATGCATAGCACGTTGATTGTGGCCCGCATGGAGCCGCACTGGAGCACGAACGTCGTCCAGCTTTTCCGAGATTTCGACCTGACCGACATGCCCCATCGTATGGGGACGCGCCGACGCCAGCTCTTTTCGTACAAAGGCCTCTATTTCCATCTTCAGGATTTCGACACCGACAACGGGGGCGAGCTCATCGAGCGCGCCAAGTCCGATGCGCGATTCGTCAACATTAGTACGGATCTCAAGCCGTTCATTCAAGCGTACGACCCCGCCACGTGGCGCTCGCCGATCGATGCAATGGCTACGCGCTTTTACAATTGGGAAGCTTCGAAGTGA
- a CDS encoding aromatase/cyclase, whose translation MPTMGLKEVEHEITVLAPAEAVYQLIADVQNWPQIFPPTVYVDRFEQTEREERIRIWATANGQAKTWASRRVLDREKLRIEFRQEVSAPPVASMGGTWIIEPISNSESRVRLLHDYRAINDDPAGLKWIDEAVDRNSRSELTALKANVERVTASEKLIMSFEDEIEIRGSAKDVYDFINEANLWTERLPHVARVSFEQDEQGLQTLEMDTRAKDGSTHTTKSIRVCFPHYRIAYKQITLPALMDLHTGYWTFRETVNGVRAASQHTVIIKEENIARILGPQADVEKAKDYVRTALSTNSRATLGYAKEYAEAKRSK comes from the coding sequence ATGCCGACGATGGGCCTCAAAGAGGTCGAGCACGAGATCACGGTGCTCGCCCCAGCCGAAGCCGTGTACCAATTGATTGCGGACGTGCAGAATTGGCCGCAAATCTTCCCTCCGACGGTGTACGTCGATCGTTTCGAGCAAACCGAGCGCGAGGAGCGGATTCGGATTTGGGCGACCGCCAATGGGCAGGCAAAAACGTGGGCGTCGCGCCGCGTCCTCGATCGCGAGAAGCTGCGCATCGAATTTCGGCAGGAGGTGTCCGCACCCCCGGTCGCCTCGATGGGTGGAACGTGGATCATCGAGCCGATTTCCAACTCCGAATCACGGGTTCGGCTGCTCCACGATTACCGAGCAATCAACGACGATCCGGCGGGCCTGAAGTGGATTGACGAGGCGGTCGACCGCAATTCACGCTCCGAGCTGACCGCACTCAAGGCGAACGTCGAACGGGTGACCGCCTCCGAGAAGCTGATCATGTCCTTCGAGGACGAGATCGAGATTCGTGGGTCGGCAAAAGACGTTTACGATTTCATCAACGAAGCGAATCTGTGGACCGAGCGCTTGCCTCACGTGGCGAGGGTGAGTTTCGAGCAGGACGAGCAGGGCCTGCAGACTCTGGAGATGGACACGCGGGCCAAGGATGGCTCCACCCACACCACCAAGTCCATTCGCGTCTGCTTCCCCCATTACCGGATCGCCTACAAGCAAATCACGCTTCCCGCGTTGATGGATCTGCACACCGGCTATTGGACCTTCCGCGAGACGGTGAATGGCGTCCGCGCAGCGTCGCAGCACACGGTCATCATCAAGGAGGAGAACATCGCGAGGATTCTCGGCCCCCAGGCCGACGTCGAAAAGGCGAAGGACTACGTTCGCACCGCGCTGAGCACGAACAGCCGTGCGACCCTCGGTTACGCCAAAGAGTACGCAGAGGCGAAGCGCAGCAAATGA
- the fabG gene encoding 3-oxoacyl-ACP reductase FabG → MSESNQRVALVTGATSGIGLAVARLLAKQGHRVFIGARNADNVKETVQKLRDEALEVDGTTLDVRSMESVRAFVQGAVARFGTIDVLVNNAGRSGGGITADISDDLWNDVIETNLNSVFRITREVLGPGGMRQKKWGRIINIASTAGKQGVILGAPYSASKHGVVGFTKALGNELAPTGITVNAVCPGYVETPMAARVRQGYAAAYKSTEEEILTKFQAKIPLGRYSTPEEVAGLVGYLATDTAGSITAQALNVCGGLGNF, encoded by the coding sequence ATGAGCGAGTCGAATCAGCGCGTCGCCCTCGTCACGGGCGCGACCAGCGGCATCGGTCTCGCAGTCGCCCGATTGCTGGCCAAGCAGGGACATCGCGTGTTCATCGGCGCCCGCAACGCCGACAATGTGAAGGAGACGGTACAGAAGCTGCGTGACGAGGCTCTCGAGGTCGATGGAACCACGCTGGATGTGCGCTCCATGGAGTCGGTGCGCGCATTCGTCCAGGGCGCTGTCGCGCGCTTCGGCACGATTGACGTCTTGGTCAACAACGCCGGCCGCAGCGGCGGCGGCATCACCGCCGACATCAGCGACGACCTCTGGAACGACGTCATCGAGACGAACCTCAATAGCGTCTTTCGTATCACGCGCGAAGTGCTCGGCCCGGGCGGAATGCGGCAGAAGAAATGGGGCCGCATCATCAACATCGCCTCGACAGCCGGCAAACAGGGTGTCATTTTGGGAGCCCCGTATTCGGCGTCGAAGCACGGCGTGGTGGGGTTCACCAAAGCACTGGGCAATGAGCTTGCACCGACCGGCATCACGGTGAACGCGGTATGCCCGGGCTACGTGGAGACGCCGATGGCAGCGCGCGTTCGCCAAGGTTACGCCGCGGCGTACAAGAGCACTGAAGAGGAGATTCTCACCAAGTTCCAGGCAAAGATTCCCCTCGGCCGATATTCGACGCCGGAGGAAGTGGCCGGCCTGGTGGGCTACTTGGCCACCGATACCGCGGGCTCGATTACGGCGCAAGCCCTCAACGTGTGCGGCGGTCTGGGCAACTTCTGA
- a CDS encoding FAD-dependent monooxygenase → MTRIRTTTQVVVVGAGPVGLMLAGELKLGGAEVIVLEKLDAPMTESRASTLHARTMEILDSRGLLASVGKPSNDAMGHFGGLPLDLTLPSPYPGQWKVTQTRLEQILQQWAASLGADIRRGHEVTSVTAGDGGVEIHATGPEGLVRFDADYVVACDGENSTVRRLVGVDFPNSELERVMIRADVAGIQIPNRRFQRLAKGLAIAARREDGVTRVMVHEFGRTEKRGAAQASFAEVADIWMRVTGEDIRGGTPLWVNSFSDGSCQLTHYRHGRILFAGDSAHRQMPIGGQALNLGLQDAFNLGWKLALCVRGQASQELLDTYHHERHRVGESVLSNIKAQAMLLLGGPEVEALRNLIGKLIPHDDVRTDFASMISGLDIRYDVGAGAHPLLGARMPHTELTTTSGATDTATLLRGGRGVLLVFADSDDRARFEQLHAQAAPWAGQIQVVQAKPLQNELLAGGALLVRPDGYVVWSATSTDSSELTTALRRWFGAPQSQTGIGDRS, encoded by the coding sequence ATGACAAGAATACGGACCACGACGCAGGTGGTCGTCGTGGGCGCGGGGCCGGTCGGGCTGATGCTCGCCGGCGAACTGAAACTCGGCGGTGCCGAGGTGATCGTGCTGGAGAAGCTGGACGCCCCGATGACGGAGTCCCGAGCCTCGACGCTCCACGCACGCACCATGGAAATTTTGGATAGCCGGGGCCTTCTGGCGAGCGTCGGGAAGCCCTCGAACGACGCCATGGGTCATTTCGGGGGGCTGCCGCTCGACCTTACCCTTCCGAGCCCGTACCCCGGCCAATGGAAGGTTACTCAAACGCGTCTCGAGCAGATCCTCCAGCAATGGGCGGCCTCTTTGGGAGCAGACATCCGCCGGGGGCACGAAGTGACCAGCGTGACCGCCGGTGATGGTGGCGTCGAGATCCACGCGACCGGCCCGGAAGGCCTCGTACGGTTCGACGCCGATTATGTGGTCGCCTGCGACGGCGAGAACAGCACGGTTCGACGGCTCGTTGGGGTGGACTTCCCCAATTCGGAGTTGGAGCGCGTGATGATTCGCGCGGACGTCGCCGGCATCCAAATCCCCAACCGCCGATTCCAGCGTTTGGCGAAGGGACTCGCCATTGCAGCTCGTCGCGAAGATGGGGTCACCCGCGTGATGGTGCACGAGTTCGGTCGCACGGAGAAACGCGGGGCCGCGCAAGCCTCGTTCGCCGAGGTGGCGGACATCTGGATGCGCGTCACCGGTGAAGACATCCGCGGTGGAACCCCGCTGTGGGTCAACTCCTTCAGCGATGGCTCCTGCCAACTCACGCACTACCGCCATGGGCGGATCTTGTTTGCGGGAGACTCCGCACATCGGCAAATGCCAATTGGCGGCCAGGCCCTCAACCTCGGTCTGCAGGATGCATTTAACCTCGGCTGGAAGCTTGCACTTTGTGTCCGCGGTCAAGCCTCCCAGGAGCTGCTCGATACCTATCATCACGAGCGGCATCGAGTCGGCGAAAGCGTGCTGTCGAATATCAAGGCACAGGCCATGCTCCTCTTGGGAGGCCCGGAGGTGGAGGCGCTTCGAAACCTCATCGGCAAATTGATCCCGCACGATGACGTACGCACCGATTTCGCATCCATGATCAGCGGTCTGGATATTCGATACGACGTCGGCGCAGGCGCACACCCCTTGCTGGGCGCGCGGATGCCGCACACGGAGCTGACCACCACGTCGGGCGCCACCGACACGGCGACGTTGCTCCGCGGTGGTCGAGGCGTGCTGCTCGTTTTTGCAGACAGCGACGACCGAGCACGATTCGAGCAGCTGCATGCGCAAGCAGCGCCGTGGGCGGGCCAGATCCAGGTCGTCCAGGCGAAGCCACTGCAAAACGAGCTGCTGGCTGGAGGCGCCCTTCTCGTTCGTCCCGATGGCTACGTCGTGTGGAGCGCCACGAGCACGGATTCGAGCGAACTCACCACCGCTTTGCGCCGTTGGTTCGGCGCGCCGCAATCTCAAACAGGGATAGGAGATAGGTCATGA
- a CDS encoding arylsulfatase encodes MILADDLGYSDIGALGGEISTPNLDALAATGRILTDYYAAATCSPTRSELLSGTDHHLAGLGSMAEVLLPSQRGKPGYEGYLNERSLSIAKLLQDGGYHTYMAGKWHLGLEEDQSPKARGFESSFALLGGGGSHFAPVPGKPMPYDDVKYRENGTLTTVPADFFSTTFYTDKLISYIDEHAGDGKPFFAYAAYTAPHWPLQAPPDMIDRYRGRYDGGFEPARLKRIARLKQLGVVPVAFEPNPPLPSTAENPRWDALTEEQKMFSARTMEVYAAMVEHLDANIGRLLQHLRDIGEYDDTFVFFQSDNGAEGSAFTFPNGPNADNSHENIGRPLSNINYGARWAEVSAAPYRLWKGHSTEGGVRVPAIAHLPRRIGCRAAFRGLSRTLDLAPTFLQMANIPNPGSRYDGKEVNPITGFSMLNGLRGNATRVRPAGSVLADELFGDRYVRRDQWKLTWVEAPAGSGGWQLFNLATDGAEAHDKAAEEPVIFQELQAEWRKYKRAKGVIPGGTGAP; translated from the coding sequence ATGATTCTGGCCGATGATCTGGGTTATTCCGACATCGGGGCTCTTGGCGGCGAAATCTCCACGCCCAATCTCGACGCGCTCGCGGCCACGGGTCGCATCCTCACGGATTACTATGCCGCGGCCACGTGCTCGCCCACCCGGTCCGAGCTGCTCTCCGGAACGGATCATCACCTCGCAGGCCTTGGTTCGATGGCCGAGGTGCTGCTTCCTTCGCAGCGAGGGAAGCCTGGCTACGAGGGGTATTTGAACGAGCGTTCCCTATCCATTGCAAAGCTTCTGCAGGATGGTGGATACCACACGTACATGGCGGGCAAGTGGCATCTCGGGCTCGAGGAAGATCAGAGCCCCAAGGCGCGCGGATTCGAATCGTCGTTCGCATTGCTCGGTGGTGGCGGGTCGCACTTCGCGCCCGTGCCCGGAAAGCCCATGCCGTACGATGACGTGAAGTATCGAGAGAACGGTACCCTCACCACTGTCCCCGCGGACTTTTTTTCGACGACGTTCTACACCGACAAGCTTATCTCGTACATCGACGAGCATGCAGGCGACGGGAAACCGTTCTTCGCCTACGCGGCCTACACGGCTCCGCATTGGCCCCTTCAGGCGCCGCCCGACATGATCGATCGCTACCGTGGACGATACGACGGTGGGTTCGAGCCCGCCCGGTTGAAGCGCATCGCGCGGTTGAAGCAACTCGGTGTCGTTCCGGTAGCATTCGAGCCGAATCCGCCACTGCCTTCGACGGCGGAAAACCCCAGATGGGACGCTCTGACCGAAGAGCAGAAGATGTTCTCGGCCCGCACCATGGAAGTGTATGCCGCCATGGTCGAGCATCTCGACGCGAACATCGGCCGATTGCTGCAGCATCTGCGCGATATTGGCGAGTACGACGACACGTTCGTGTTCTTCCAATCGGACAACGGCGCAGAGGGAAGCGCGTTTACTTTTCCGAATGGACCGAATGCCGACAATTCGCACGAGAATATCGGGCGTCCACTCTCGAATATCAACTACGGCGCCCGCTGGGCCGAGGTGAGCGCTGCTCCGTACAGGCTCTGGAAAGGGCATTCGACCGAAGGCGGCGTTCGCGTGCCGGCCATTGCACACCTGCCGCGGCGGATCGGTTGTCGCGCAGCATTCCGAGGGCTCTCGCGAACCTTGGATCTTGCGCCCACCTTTCTCCAGATGGCCAACATTCCAAATCCTGGCTCCCGATACGACGGGAAAGAGGTAAATCCGATCACCGGATTTTCGATGCTGAACGGCTTGAGAGGTAACGCCACGAGGGTGCGCCCGGCCGGCAGCGTTCTGGCCGACGAGCTATTTGGCGATCGATACGTGCGGCGGGACCAGTGGAAGCTCACGTGGGTCGAAGCCCCGGCGGGCTCGGGAGGATGGCAGCTGTTCAATCTTGCGACGGATGGGGCCGAGGCTCACGACAAGGCGGCGGAAGAGCCGGTGATTTTCCAAGAGCTGCAAGCCGAGTGGCGCAAATACAAACGAGCGAAGGGCGTCATTCCGGGGGGCACGGGGGCGCCGTGA
- a CDS encoding SDR family oxidoreductase gives MTGKLTGKTALVTGSSRAIGRATAIRLAREGALVAVHYATNAAAAQEVVTTIGKAGGRAFAIQAELGVPGDVDRLFAGLEQGLQEHTGKVELNILVNNAGILARNPPETTTPEMFDRLMAVNAKAPYFIIQRALSIIPDGGRIINISTGLTRFANPEEIVFAMSKSALEMLARHFAKYLGPRNITVNSVAPGVTRNSNPVFNVPEIVKQLGQFSTFGRVAEPEDIGDVVAFFASDDSRWITGSFVDATGGSLLGSS, from the coding sequence ATGACGGGCAAGCTCACTGGCAAGACCGCATTGGTCACGGGATCGAGCCGCGCCATCGGCCGAGCGACCGCCATCCGACTCGCTCGCGAAGGGGCGCTCGTCGCCGTCCATTATGCGACCAACGCGGCCGCTGCCCAGGAAGTCGTCACCACGATCGGGAAGGCGGGTGGCCGCGCCTTTGCAATCCAGGCCGAGCTGGGCGTTCCCGGTGACGTGGACCGGCTCTTCGCCGGACTGGAACAGGGGCTCCAGGAGCACACAGGGAAGGTCGAACTCAACATTCTGGTCAACAATGCAGGGATTCTGGCGCGCAACCCGCCCGAAACCACCACGCCCGAGATGTTCGACCGCCTGATGGCCGTCAACGCCAAGGCACCGTATTTCATCATCCAGCGCGCGCTATCGATCATTCCGGATGGCGGCCGCATCATCAACATCTCCACGGGCCTGACGAGGTTCGCCAATCCGGAGGAGATTGTATTCGCGATGAGCAAGAGCGCCCTCGAGATGCTGGCGCGGCATTTTGCCAAGTATCTGGGACCGCGCAACATCACGGTCAATAGTGTGGCGCCAGGCGTCACGCGCAATAGCAATCCAGTTTTTAATGTCCCCGAAATCGTGAAGCAGCTGGGGCAGTTCTCCACCTTCGGCCGAGTTGCCGAACCGGAGGACATCGGCGACGTGGTGGCGTTCTTCGCTTCCGATGACTCGCGATGGATCACCGGTTCCTTCGTGGACGCGACCGGCGGATCGCTGCTCGGCAGCAGCTGA
- a CDS encoding ketosynthase chain-length factor, with the protein MSTSVVVTGLGIASPNGLGTKEYWSATLEGKNGIGRITRFDPTGYPSQLAGEIDGFEAGKHLPQRLLPQTDRMTRLALVATDWALEDAGVKPGSFADFDMGVVTASSSGGFEFGQRELQRLWSLGSQHVSAYQSFAWFYAVNSGQISIRNGMKGPSGVVVSDQAGGLDALAQARRQIRKGTPLIVSGSIDASICTWGWVAQGASGRLSTRTDPSRAYLPFDADASGFVPGEGGAILILENGSAARQRGAKIYGEIAGYGATIDPKPGSSRGPGLRKAIELALADAGVGARDIDVVFADGAAIPELDRIESEALAEIFGPRGVPVTAPKTMTGRLYSGAAPLDVATALLAIQEGVIPPTVHTAAISDYQLDLVTGAPRRAKVRTALVLARGYRGFNSALIVRDFRESSNN; encoded by the coding sequence ATGAGCACCTCGGTCGTGGTGACCGGTCTGGGCATCGCATCGCCTAATGGCCTCGGTACGAAGGAATATTGGTCGGCAACTCTCGAAGGCAAAAACGGTATCGGTCGCATCACCCGATTCGACCCGACGGGATATCCATCGCAATTGGCCGGTGAGATCGACGGCTTCGAGGCGGGGAAGCATCTGCCTCAAAGGTTGCTCCCGCAAACGGATCGCATGACCCGGCTCGCGTTGGTCGCCACCGATTGGGCGCTGGAAGACGCGGGCGTGAAGCCTGGCTCGTTCGCCGATTTCGACATGGGCGTCGTCACCGCCAGCTCTTCGGGCGGGTTCGAATTCGGCCAGCGCGAGCTCCAAAGGCTCTGGAGCCTGGGCAGCCAACACGTCAGCGCATACCAGTCCTTCGCCTGGTTTTACGCGGTCAACAGCGGGCAGATCTCCATTCGCAATGGAATGAAGGGCCCGAGCGGCGTGGTGGTGAGCGATCAGGCCGGCGGCCTCGATGCCCTCGCGCAGGCGCGTCGCCAGATCCGCAAGGGTACGCCCCTCATCGTCTCCGGCAGCATCGATGCGTCGATATGCACGTGGGGCTGGGTGGCGCAAGGAGCGAGCGGACGACTCAGCACTCGAACCGATCCGTCGCGCGCGTATCTTCCGTTCGACGCCGATGCATCGGGCTTCGTCCCCGGCGAGGGTGGTGCGATCCTCATCCTCGAAAACGGGAGCGCCGCACGGCAACGCGGCGCGAAGATCTACGGTGAAATCGCCGGATACGGCGCGACCATCGATCCGAAGCCGGGAAGCTCACGCGGCCCCGGTCTGCGCAAAGCCATCGAGCTGGCCCTGGCCGACGCCGGTGTCGGAGCTCGCGACATCGACGTAGTCTTCGCCGACGGAGCCGCGATCCCCGAGCTCGATCGCATCGAGTCCGAGGCGCTCGCGGAGATTTTCGGCCCGCGCGGCGTGCCCGTCACCGCCCCCAAGACGATGACCGGACGGCTGTACTCGGGCGCCGCACCGCTCGACGTGGCCACGGCGTTGCTCGCCATTCAAGAGGGCGTCATCCCTCCCACCGTGCATACCGCGGCAATCTCCGACTACCAGCTCGATCTGGTCACCGGCGCACCGCGACGAGCCAAAGTCCGCACCGCACTCGTTCTCGCCCGCGGCTATCGCGGTTTCAACTCCGCCCTCATCGTGAGGGACTTTCGCGAATCCTCGAACAACTAG
- a CDS encoding beta-ketoacyl-[acyl-carrier-protein] synthase family protein: MRRRVVITGLGVVAPGGIGTANFWKLLCDGRTATRKISTFDPSPFRSRVAAEIDFDPEASGLEPQEIRRMDRAAQLALVAAREAIADSGIEMNRFDPYRIGVTIGSAVGATMGLDSEYRVVSNGGRLERVDHTYAVPHLYDYFVPSSFAAEIAWAFGAEGPSTVVSTGCTSGIDSVGHAVELLREGSADVMITGATDAPISPITLACFDAIKATTPRNDDPEHASRPFDATRDGFVLGEGSAIFVLEEFESAKQRGARILAEITGYAARCNAFHMTGLRPDGVEMAEAIRVALEESRMNPEAINYINAHGSGTKQNDRHETAAFKRSLGQHAYRTPVSSIKSMVGHSLGAIGSIEIAASVLAIQHNVVPPTANLHNADPECDLDYVPRVARDHKTDVVLTVGSGFGGFQSAMVLADPSTTIARSAA, translated from the coding sequence ATGCGCCGGCGTGTCGTCATTACCGGCTTGGGCGTGGTGGCCCCAGGCGGCATCGGGACCGCGAATTTCTGGAAGTTGCTCTGCGACGGCCGGACCGCAACGCGGAAGATTTCCACCTTCGATCCCTCGCCGTTTCGCTCGCGCGTCGCGGCGGAGATCGACTTCGACCCCGAAGCGAGCGGCCTGGAGCCCCAGGAAATCCGCCGAATGGACCGCGCCGCGCAATTGGCCCTCGTGGCTGCGCGCGAAGCGATCGCCGACAGTGGTATCGAAATGAATCGTTTCGATCCTTACCGCATCGGCGTCACCATCGGCAGCGCGGTCGGTGCCACCATGGGTCTCGACAGTGAGTACCGCGTGGTGAGCAACGGCGGCCGGCTCGAGAGGGTCGATCACACGTATGCGGTCCCGCATCTTTACGATTACTTCGTGCCGAGCTCCTTCGCGGCGGAGATCGCGTGGGCGTTCGGCGCCGAAGGGCCGAGCACCGTGGTGTCCACCGGTTGCACGTCGGGCATCGATTCGGTGGGCCACGCCGTCGAACTGCTCCGCGAGGGCTCGGCCGACGTCATGATCACCGGCGCGACCGACGCGCCCATTTCGCCGATCACCTTGGCCTGCTTCGACGCGATCAAGGCAACCACGCCGCGCAACGACGATCCCGAGCACGCCTCGCGGCCGTTCGACGCGACGAGGGACGGATTCGTCCTGGGCGAAGGCTCCGCCATCTTCGTGCTCGAGGAGTTCGAGAGCGCCAAGCAGCGGGGAGCACGCATTCTCGCCGAGATCACCGGATATGCCGCGCGTTGCAACGCTTTCCACATGACCGGGCTGCGCCCGGATGGTGTGGAAATGGCCGAGGCCATCCGCGTGGCGCTGGAAGAGTCACGCATGAATCCCGAAGCGATCAACTACATCAACGCGCACGGCTCCGGCACGAAGCAGAACGATCGCCACGAGACCGCTGCATTCAAGCGGAGCCTGGGTCAGCATGCCTACCGCACACCGGTGAGCTCCATCAAATCGATGGTTGGGCACTCGTTGGGCGCCATTGGCTCGATTGAAATTGCCGCGTCGGTGCTCGCCATACAGCACAACGTGGTTCCTCCCACGGCCAATTTGCACAATGCCGATCCCGAGTGCGATTTGGATTACGTTCCGCGCGTTGCGCGCGATCACAAAACGGACGTCGTACTGACCGTCGGCAGCGGATTCGGCGGATTTCAGAGCGCCATGGTGCTCGCCGACCCGAGCACGACCATTGCAAGGAGCGCGGCATGA
- a CDS encoding NAD(P)-binding protein, with the protein MERVAVVGAGMAGLVTAKEVLEEGSEVVLFEEEAKIGGVFSTGLGYDRMHLTVSNYFMAFSSLPPPEDQGRYFWSRAEYVQYLERFTDKFDLKKHTRTSTKVTGIFRNPDGTFRVASMGPLGPREENFTAVAICRGAFRRVAPRMIPLEGNYTGEIVHTADWSGPEQFRGKRVVCVGMGETSADITKWISDVAQECWLSMRSYPLLIERYPYGGADTNDAFSTRVLHWGDHIRTVTALKERLLHYSPEMPARNRLVLEWLSKSKGGRFLQKNDVFIDNVLSGAIKPTIGGIERCEGKRIYFKDGQSTEADIVMLCTGYEEGSIPSDWVEGLEIPDVRHLYKHMFHPDTGRRLAFIGWARPVQGGIPAAAEMQARLFARACSGKWDLPQGTELHDKIAADVARETALTNGIPYMRTLVRYTDYMDDVANLVGCNPKLEDFLDDPDLLYRLACGSNIAPCYRLVGPHADPEGARKVIMRVPVAMEKSVPHRDIFDQLIPHNLVGRVPAEKLDQIVSVLKSRFTNAWEGRPTTYVQATPPSFS; encoded by the coding sequence ATGGAAAGAGTAGCGGTCGTGGGCGCTGGGATGGCCGGTCTGGTGACGGCCAAGGAAGTCCTCGAAGAGGGCTCGGAGGTCGTTCTTTTCGAAGAAGAGGCCAAGATCGGAGGAGTGTTCTCGACGGGCCTCGGCTACGACCGAATGCACCTCACGGTGTCCAATTACTTCATGGCCTTTTCGTCCTTGCCCCCTCCCGAGGATCAGGGCCGCTACTTCTGGAGCCGCGCGGAGTATGTGCAATATCTCGAGCGGTTCACGGACAAGTTCGACCTCAAGAAGCACACCCGCACCAGTACCAAGGTAACGGGGATATTCAGAAATCCCGACGGCACGTTCCGCGTGGCGAGCATGGGACCGCTCGGACCGCGGGAGGAGAACTTCACGGCGGTGGCCATTTGTCGCGGTGCCTTTCGTCGCGTGGCGCCTCGCATGATTCCGTTGGAAGGGAACTATACTGGAGAGATCGTCCACACCGCGGACTGGTCTGGCCCCGAGCAATTTCGCGGCAAGCGGGTCGTCTGTGTTGGAATGGGCGAGACATCGGCCGACATTACGAAGTGGATTTCGGATGTTGCGCAAGAGTGCTGGCTCTCGATGCGCTCCTACCCTCTGCTCATCGAGCGGTATCCCTACGGCGGTGCCGACACCAACGACGCATTTTCGACGAGGGTCCTTCATTGGGGAGACCACATTCGAACCGTCACGGCCCTCAAAGAGAGGTTGCTGCACTATTCGCCCGAGATGCCTGCGCGCAACCGCCTCGTCCTTGAGTGGCTTTCCAAGTCGAAGGGTGGACGGTTCCTCCAGAAGAACGACGTGTTCATCGACAACGTTCTAAGCGGAGCGATCAAACCCACCATCGGCGGCATCGAGCGATGCGAGGGCAAGCGAATTTACTTCAAGGACGGGCAGAGCACCGAAGCTGACATCGTCATGCTTTGCACGGGTTACGAAGAGGGGTCCATTCCATCGGATTGGGTCGAGGGTCTCGAGATCCCCGACGTGAGGCACCTCTACAAGCATATGTTTCATCCCGACACGGGCCGGCGACTTGCATTCATCGGCTGGGCGCGCCCCGTTCAAGGCGGCATACCCGCTGCAGCGGAAATGCAAGCCCGTCTGTTCGCGCGCGCGTGCAGCGGAAAGTGGGATCTTCCGCAAGGAACCGAACTGCACGACAAGATCGCCGCCGACGTTGCCAGAGAAACAGCGCTGACCAACGGCATTCCGTACATGCGCACGCTCGTCCGATATACGGACTACATGGATGACGTGGCCAACCTCGTTGGATGCAACCCCAAGCTGGAAGACTTCCTCGACGATCCCGATCTGTTGTACCGCCTCGCGTGCGGCTCCAATATCGCACCCTGCTACAGATTGGTTGGTCCACATGCAGATCCCGAGGGCGCCCGAAAGGTCATCATGCGCGTCCCCGTTGCCATGGAGAAGAGCGTCCCTCATCGAGACATTTTCGATCAACTGATCCCGCACAACCTCGTGGGCCGGGTTCCCGCGGAGAAGCTCGACCAAATCGTATCCGTCCTCAAATCGCGTTTCACGAACGCGTGGGAGGGAAGGCCGACCACGTACGTGCAGGCAACCCCTCCCTCCTTCTCGTAA